In Clostridium sp. DL-VIII, the following proteins share a genomic window:
- a CDS encoding MerR family transcriptional regulator has product MTYTIKDVSEILGLSIYTIRFYDKQGLLPFVARNKLGNREFTESDLGLFMVICCLKNSGMQIKDIKEYIDLCMEGAETIDSRRDLLVDHRKEIVKQIDNLKEKLELVDFKIKRYEAPNAVELINEERKKAYEEKRENNLL; this is encoded by the coding sequence ATGACTTACACTATAAAAGATGTATCAGAAATATTAGGGCTTTCCATATATACAATTCGTTTTTATGATAAGCAAGGACTTTTACCATTTGTAGCAAGAAATAAATTAGGAAATAGAGAATTTACTGAATCAGACTTAGGCCTATTCATGGTAATTTGTTGTCTGAAAAACTCAGGAATGCAGATTAAAGATATTAAAGAATATATTGATTTATGTATGGAAGGTGCTGAAACTATAGATTCTCGAAGAGATTTACTTGTTGATCATCGAAAAGAAATTGTTAAACAAATAGATAATCTAAAAGAAAAGCTAGAATTGGTTGATTTTAAAATTAAAAGATATGAAGCTCCTAATGCTGTCGAACTTATTAATGAAGAAAGAAAAAAGGCTTATGAAGAAAAACGTGAAAACAACCTGTTATAA
- a CDS encoding SDR family oxidoreductase, translating into MSKNSKIALVTGGSRGIGRNSAISLSKKGIDVIITYNNQKEKADEVVKEIEANGGKAAAIQLNVGDVSSFDSFVSKLSHVLKDKWNQEYFNFLINNAGISNHTPISNVTEEEFDKIFNVHFKGVFFLTQKLIPLIADEGRIINTSTMLTRSTSPGSGLYASAKGAVEVFTRYLAKELGPRKIRANTIAPGAVDTEFSKDTYIKNPGLKDMIASYTALGRMGEASDIGPVVASLCTDEMGWVNGQCIGVFGSVL; encoded by the coding sequence ATGAGCAAAAACAGTAAAATTGCGTTAGTTACAGGTGGAAGTCGTGGAATTGGCAGAAATTCTGCAATATCATTATCTAAAAAGGGAATAGATGTGATTATAACTTACAATAATCAAAAGGAAAAGGCAGATGAAGTTGTAAAAGAAATTGAAGCAAATGGTGGTAAAGCTGCTGCTATTCAGCTTAATGTAGGTGATGTATCTTCCTTTGATTCCTTTGTATCTAAATTGTCACATGTTTTAAAAGATAAATGGAATCAAGAGTATTTTAATTTTTTAATTAATAATGCTGGAATCTCAAATCATACGCCTATTTCAAATGTTACAGAGGAAGAATTTGATAAAATATTTAATGTACACTTTAAAGGAGTTTTCTTTTTGACACAAAAGCTAATTCCCCTTATTGCTGATGAAGGTAGAATTATAAATACCTCCACAATGTTAACTCGCTCTACATCTCCAGGTTCTGGACTTTATGCTTCTGCGAAAGGTGCCGTAGAAGTTTTTACTAGATATCTAGCTAAGGAATTAGGACCAAGAAAAATAAGAGCAAACACTATAGCTCCAGGAGCTGTTGATACTGAATTTAGTAAAGATACTTATATCAAAAATCCAGGACTTAAAGATATGATTGCTTCTTATACTGCACTTGGAAGAATGGGGGAAGCTTCTGATATTGGACCTGTCGTTGCAAGCCTATGT